GATGCGCGGCGATTAAATACCGGCGCGTAGCTAGGCGCTGCTCCAACTCGTCGAGCGTCTCGAAGACGCGATATGCAGCTTCTTCATACGCTCGCTGCGACGTCGCAAACCCGGCGCGGTAGACGCCGTTGTTCACGGTTTCATAAATCAGCTCGTTGAGCGCGTCGATCTCCACGCGGTGCCCGCTCGGGTACAGATCGATGTGGTCTTTCGCGAGCGACTCAAATCCGGTTTCAAAGATGCGCATGATGTCGTCATCCGAGTTGTTGACGATCCGTTTGGCCCGCTTGTCCCACAGCACCGGCACCGTCACGCGGCCGCGATAATGCGGGTCCGTCGCGATATACGCTTCGCTCAGAAAGTGAAAGCCGTTGATTGGATCGCGCGAGTAGCCGGGTCCGTCGCGGAATGCCCACCCACGTTCGTCGCGGATCGGATCCACCGCCGTCATGCCAATCGCATCTTCGAGCCCTTTGATCTTGCGGACGATGATCGTTCGCGATGCCCACGGACAGGCCCACGATACATATAAGTGGTAACGCCCGGCCTCGGCAGCAAACGGTTCCCGAAATGCGTCGTCCTGCCGCTTGAAGTTTCCGTCGCTGCTCTGCTCGTCCGGAAATTGCGGCTTGATCCCGGTGCTCACGTGCTCAGCCGCCGTTGAGCGCCAAAACGATTTCCGTTGTCAGCGCGACCAAAAACCCGCAGGCCAGCATTGTGGTTACGAGCGGCGTGATGCCCATGCTGCGCCGGAGCACGGCCCAGATCTCCCCGATGACGAAAACGAGCGCGCCGATTGCAGTCGCCAGAAACAAGACCGACAGAATCGGCGATTGGAACGTATACCCGACAACCGTGCCAAGAAAGGTCGGGCCGCCCGCGATTAAACCGGCCAGCCCGAGTTGTCCCCACGTCGGAACGACGCGTCCGGAAAGCGGCGCGGCGATTCCGAAACCTTCGGTTGCGTTATGGAGCGCAAAGCCGATGATCAAGCCGACGGCAATCGCCGTCGCGCCGCTCGCCGCCGAAGCGCCGATCGCCAAACCCTCAGCGAAGTTGTGCGCGCCGATGCCGATCGCGATGATTGCGGCCAGCACGAGCGGCTGATGCACGGTTGACGCGGCGCGGCTGCTCAAGCGGTTCGCAAGCAGACCCAGGCCGACCAAGCCGATAAATAGCCCGCCCACATACGCAATTGCGAGCTCGATGACACTCCAAGGCGGACCTCCGCCGTGCCAATAGCGTGCGGCTTGGACCAACGGCGCGGTCGCGCTGCCGGCAATTTCAACGACGAGATAGACGAGAATCCCGATTGCGAGCGCGTTCAGAGCGGCGATTGTCGTCTGCGAGACGTTGCGCATGCGCGCGATTGGCAGTCCCAAGAAGATCGTGAGACCTGCAATTGCGCCAAGCGCGACGGTCCATCCAAAGGACAACGCTGCCAGCGGGCCATGGCCGAATGCGGGCAACATCTTCCGCATCTCTGTGTTCATCGCGGCCAGCGTATTTGGCGTGCCTTCATAATGAATAGCTGTGATCAGGCCGTCCGGCATGCCGGTTCCATCTTCGGTATGGTCGATCACGTGACAGTGGACGATCCAAGTGCCGGGCTTTTGATTCGCATCAACCATCACGTCGACGCGCTGTCCGGGCCCGAGCAGCACCGTGTCTTCGACGTCGCGGTAGGTGACCGGCTGCGCGTCGCGCGCCACGATCAACTGATAATGGCCGTGCGTGTGCATCGTGTGCATGTTTTCGCCGGAGATGTTGATCCAGCGGATGCGCACCCGCTGACCTTTGCGTACTTCGATCGGCGTTGTGTAGGGATATTCTTTGCCGTTAATCGTGAAATGATTTTCGCTCAGGCTCTGAATCGGCCACGACGACAACATTTCGACGTAGTCGCGATCTGCGCGCTCCGCCGCCGGTGCGTGTGCGGGCAGCACGACGATCGCGCCGTATAGACCGCTGTTGAGCATCTCTTCGTTGTCGTGCGAGTGATAGATGAACGTGCCGGGCGTATCGGCCGTGAAGACGTACCGGTATGACTGCCCCTGCATGACGAGGGGCTGCGAGATTCCCGCGACGCCGTCCATGCTTACCGGAATCTCGTGAATGCCGTGCATGTGCAGCGTGTCGGGAACGCTCTGCTCGTTGCGGTAATCGATCACCACACGATCGCCTTGATGCGCGACGAGTGTCGGACCGGGAACGACGCCATTATAGGTTTTCGCGAGTACGGTCAAACTCGGCTGAAGCGACCACGGCGCATCGCGCTCGACGAGATGAAAGGTCCGGGTGCGTCCGCGTACGTCGGGAATCGCGGCGAAGGTGCCGTCTTCGCGCCGCACCAGTTTCGACTCGCCGGGAGCGGGCGTCGCTGCCGGAATTGCCCCTTGCAAGGGCTGCATTCCGATGCTGGCCGGATTTACGCCGGTGGTGGTTTCGTCGGTGTCCGCCAGCGCGGCCGGAGCCGCCAGCGCAAGAAGCAGGCCCAGGGCAAGTAAGCCTCTCCTGATTACAAAGTTTGGCACGCCTAACTTTTCTTCGGGAGTTAGGGCGTCGCCTCATTTAGGGCGCCGTTAGGTTACCAGAGCTCGCCGCCGCCGACCAGGACGTACAGAATCGGGCCGATGCCCCAAATTATGGAAACAACTCCCCAGATGATTTTTTGCGCGGTCGTCAGGTCATCTCGTCCGGCGAGGTTGATGAGCACCAGAATCCACGCAACCGGATGGAGGAATATCGAGATTAAGATCTCCAGCAGCAACTTCATGACCGTAGTCTATGCCAAACGGCGGCCAACGCCCTAGTGTCTAACCCGTTCCGCGCCCGCGCCAACGCGCCGGTGGCGCTGATTACCATCACCGTGATGCTCGGGCTGATTATGGCGATCATCGACGCGACGATCGTCAACGTCGCGCTCAACGACATCGCCGGCAACCTCGGCGCATCGATCGACGAGGTCGCGTGGGTCGCCACCGGCTACATTCTCGCCAGCGTCGTGGTCATGCCGCTCAACGGTTGGCTCACCGCATATCTGGGCCGCAAGAATTTTTACGCCGGCTGTTTGGCGATCTTCACGATCTCTTCGCTGCTCTGCGGGACAGCGCACAGCATTTGGCAGCTCGTCTTCTATCGCGTGATTCAGGGCTTCGGCGGCGGCGCGCTGCAGCCGACCGCGCAAGCGATTCTTTTTGAAACCTACCCGCCCGCCAAGCGCGGCGCCGCCATGGCTATCTTCGGTTTGGGCGCGATGGTCGGGCCGGCGATCGGACCCACGCTGGGCGGCTACATCATCGACAACTACACCTGGCCGCTGATCTTCTACATCAACATCCCGATCGGCATCGTGGCATTCTTGATGACGCTCATGTTCATTCCGAATCCGCATTTCTTGGAGAAACCAAAAGGGGGCGTGGACTGGATTGGCTTGGGGCTGCTCACGGCGGGCCTCGCTTCGCTCCAGTACGTCCTGGAGCGCGGCCAGCATGACGATTGGTTCGACTCCGGCACGATCTGGACGCTGTCGATCGTCGCGATCGTCACGCTCACGTGGTTCATCTATAAGACCATGCGCGACAAATATCCGCTGGTGGATATTCGTGTCTTTCGTTTTCGAACGTTTACGATCGGCAACATCATCGGCGTCGTGCTGGGATTCGGTTTATTTGGAACGAGTTTGATCTTGCCGTTGTACTTCCAAACGGTCTTGGGCTTTACGGCATTTCAAACCGGAATGGCGCTGCTGCCCGGTGCCGTTGCAACTGCGATCAGCATGCTCATGGTCGGCGCGCTCACTCGTTACTTGGATGCCCGCGCGATGGTCATCTTCGGCATGCTGCTCTTCGGGCTCTCAACCTGGTGGATGGGCGGCCTGACGCAAGATGCCGGCTACTGGGACGTCTTCTGGCCGCGCGTCTGGCAAGGACTCGCGCTCGGTTTTATGTTCGTTCCGCTGACTACCGTGACGCTTGGCGCGGTTCCAAAGGAAGAACTCGCCGGCGCGACCGGTGTCTCCGCGCTCATCCGTCAGCTGGGCGGCAGCTTCGGCATCGCGATACTCACCACGCTGCTCGCGCGTCAGGCCGCGATCGCGTGGAGCGAATTGGCCTCCGGCGTGACCAACGCGCACGGCTATTCGCTCGGCACGCTCACGAGTATTGTCGCGCAGCAGTCGGCGGTGAACAGTTACGACTACCTGTTCAGGCTCTCGGCCATCGTCTTCTTCGTCTCCGCGCCGCTGGTGATCTTCATGCGGCCCTCACGCCGCGCGGCGGCTGCCGCGGCGGCGGCTTTGGCGGCCGAATAGTCGAAGACTCCGGCTATGAGAGTAGCCGTGATTTTGCTTGCCGCCGCCGCAATCGCGCTCGGCTGTTATGACATCGCGAACCCGTACCGCGCCGGAATGTTCGGCTTTGATTTTCATACGTCGAACAACGGCGATCAAGTCGTCACGAAGATCTATCCCGGGTCGCCCGTCGAACGAGCCGGGTTGCGCCCGGGGGACGTTATTCCGTGGAGTAAGGTATCGGCGCGAACGAGTTTTGACTCCTCGTTCAGGCGAACCGGCCAAACGATAGCCTTTCCGGTCGTTCGGGACGGAAAGACCGCGGAGATGAGCATCGTTGCGGCAGAGTATACGAGCATTAAGCCGATCGAAGAGGGGCCGCTGGCGCTCGCCATTCTGATCATCTTTGCCGCGACCGGCGTCCTGGTTATTCTGCGCGGCGCGGATCGCAAGACCGCGCACTGGCTCGCGTTTTTCTTAGCGGGCTACGCGATGCAGATGGCCTTCTTTTGGTTTTCGGACGTGGCGCCGTCGCCCGGCCTTTCGTTCGCAGGCAGCCTGCTCGGCAATGCCGTGAGTTGGGCGAACGCATATCTGATTCTGCTCTTAGTCGCGCACTTTCCGCCATTCAACTCCCGCTTCCGCACCGTACTGCGCAAGATTATGCTCCCGGCTGTCTCGGTGGCTGCACTCGTACAAATGTGGATCTATCTCGTCGATGTTTATCCGCGCACGCAGTTGTTTGAAATTGCGGGATCGTCGAGCCCCGCATGGTTTCAGCAGCTTGTCTGGGCCTTCATCTCGTTCCTGACGGTGGCGGCCGCCATCGAAGGCATGTTGCGCGTCGACGAAGAGCACCGCGCGCAGATGCGCTGGGTCGGGGGCGCGGTCATCCTGTCGGAGTCGAGCTGGCTGATCATGAATTTTTCGTTGCTGATCAATCCGAATCCGCAATCGTGGTTTCCGGTCATGTCGCTCTTTCAGGACGTGCCGCTGTTGGCGATCGCATACGCCATCTTACGCCACCGGCTCGTCGACATCAGCATCGTCTTCAGCCGCGCCGCGGTCTTCGGTTTTGTTTCGATTACGCTGGTCGCGCTTTTTATCGCCGGCGAATGGGTGGCTGCGCAGATTCTGGAGCGGGGCCTTGGCGCCGATGCGGCCAACGGGTGGCTCGGCAAGATCGTCCCGCTCGCGATCGCGCTGGCCGTCGGCCTTTCCGCGCGCTCGATTCACGGCGCCGTCGAGAAGCGGCTGAACGTCTTCTTTTTTGCGCGGCGCGAGAGGTCGCTCGCCGCGCTGCGCCGTTTGGCGCTCGAAGCCGACGTCGTAACCAACAAACAGTCGCTGCTCGATTTAACATACGAATCGGTTCGCGACAACATCGAGGGCCGCTACGCCGCAATCTACCTCTTGACCGGCACGGAGTACGAGCGCACGCGATCCTCGGACGACGGTCTCCCCCCGCACCTCGATATGAACGATCCGGTGGTCGTGCGGCTGCGCCGCTGGAACGAGCCGTTCGAAGTCGAGCTCGGCGAACACGGATTAAGTGAGGCGCTCTTGCTACCCATGACCGTGCGCGGCGCGTTGCTCGGAGCGATCGTGTGTGGTCCCAAGCGTGAACGCACGCATTATTTAGCGGAAGAGATCGATGCGCTGGCGCTGGTAGCTCACCGCGCCGGGACTACATACGAACTACTCGTTCGCGAAGGCCCCAAAACCGGTGCCGCGGGCATCGACGTCAGCGTACTACGCGAACTCATTCGCGCCGAACTGCAGGCGTTGAGCGCTGCGCCGACATAAGAGGCGGCGATGCCCGCACGCACGTTCGCCAGCGACAACAACGCGCCGATTGCCGCCGAAATTCTGAAGGCGATCGCTGACGCCAACGACGGCGATGCGGTCGGCTACGGACACGACGATTATACCGAACGGGCTCGCGCGAGATTTGCCGAGATTTTCGGAGCGTCGAGCGAGACATATTTCACGTTCAATGGCACGGGCGCCAATGTCGTCGCATTAAGTTGCCTGACGCAGCCGTATGAAGCTGTCATCTGCCCCGCGACGGCGCATTTGCAAACGGATGAATGCGGCGCTTTCGAACGGTTTACCGGGTGCAAGATTCTTCCGGTTGCGACGGCGGATGGAAAGATTTCAATCGAAGCGCTCGCGCCGTTCGCGCATATGTCGCGCGAGGAGCATTACGTGCAGCCGCGCGTTCTATCGATCTCGCAATCCACGGAATTTGGAACGCTCTACGAACCGGCTGAGATTCGGGAACTCTGCGACTTCGCGCACAAGCAAGGGTGGTACGTGCATATGGACGGAGCGCGAATTTCAAATGCGGCCGCCGCACTGGGACTAGGCCTGCGCGAAGCGACCCGAGACTTGGGCGTTGACGTCCTCTCGTTCGGCGGAACGAAGAACGGACTGCTCGGCGGCGAGGCGGTCGTCTTTTTCGACAAGAAAATCCATAAGGGCGCGGCGCCGTTTGCGCACAAGCAAGCCATGCAACTCGCCTCGAAAATGCGGTTCATCGCCGCGCAGTTTCTCGCACTGCTCGAAAACGATCGCTGGCTGAAGTATGCCTCGCACGCCAATGCGATGACCAAACGGCTCGAGCAGCGCATTCTCAAAATCGCAGCTGTGCGCATCACCCGGCCGGTGCGCTGTAACGCCATCTTCGCAACGCTCGATCGCGAAGCCATCAAACGCATCCAGGAACGCTGCTTCTTCTTCGTCTTCGACGAATCGGTTCCCGAGGTGCGCTGGATGACGCACCACGCGACGCGCGAGGAAGACGTCAACGCATTTGCCGCTCTGGTCGAAGAGGCGGTTAAGTAGAGACGAGTTTGCGGCTCAAAGCATTGAGTTCGCGGGAGCGCCACCGGAGTTCGTAATTTGCCTTCAATAGGACGTTTCGCGCCCGCACAAGCGGCGGTTGCGCAGCGCGCGCCAGCTCGAGCGCCCGGGCTTGATCGGCCGCGTACTCCGCGCGCAGTCGAGCGATCGCCGATTGCGCGGCCGGCGGGTGCTCGCCCGTAAAACGCAAGACGTCGGGCCATATTCGTTTGAAGTAGACCGCCGGATCCAACGAATCGAGCGCTTCTTCCGGAACGGTTTCGCCCCTTTGCCCCAAACTCGAGTAGTGCCGTCCTTTTTCGGCGTGGCGGCGCGCCGGCAGCACGTGCCCGTAGTGCGCGTAGACGTACGGCAGCGCGAGACGTTTGCCGTTTAATCCCACGAGCTGTTCGTGGACGTTGCCCACCCATCGCGCGCCCGGGTTGAACCGGAAAAACGCCATGCGTCTTTCGATCGATGTATACAGATCGAACGATTGGAAGAAATGCCACGTGTATCCGTCCACGAAATCATACGCGGCGGGAACCTCGCCGAGATTACGGGTGATGCAGCGGACGGTTTCACCGTGAACTTCGTCGGCATCGACGAATGCGATCCACGTTCCCGCGCCCGTGCGGGCATGAACGTCCAAACACCGGTTGCGAGCCGTCGAAAAATCTACGAACGGTGCGCGATCGACAAAGAGCCGATCGTGGTCGCCAAACCAACTCTCGCGCAGGGTGGCGTCGTGCGGGGACGGATCCGAGCCGTTGTCGTTGACGATCAGCGAATCGACGGCGCCGCTGAGCGATTCCAACAGAGCCGCTAAGAAAGGCTCCTCGCGCGCACCGAGGATCAGATGCGCCGCTACGCGTTCCGCGCTCATTGGGCCGCCACCTCAAGCGCTGCCAGCGTTTGCGCAGTTGCCCCATCCCAAGAAAATTTCGCGGCTTGGACGGGACCGCGCCTTGCCAGATCGGCGCGTAAATTCTCGTCGACCGCAATTCGCCCGAGTGCAGACCCCCAAGCAGCTGAATCTTGCGGCGAGTCAACGTACTGCGCGGCGTCGCCGCAGACTTCGGGCAGTGACGAGGCTCGCGAAACGATCGCCGGCGTACCGCACGCTAGCGCCTCAAGCGCGGGCAGTCCAAAGCCTTCATACAATGAGGGAAGCGCAAGACACAAAGCGCCGCGATAGAGATCGCGCAATTCGAGAGCGGGCACGTTGCGCAGGGCGACGACGTCGTCGAGGGCTTTGTCCGGTCCAACCATTACCAGCGCAATGCCTCGCGGCACAAGCGATTCGCGCCAAGCTTCAATGAGAACCTCGACGTTTTTGTGCGCTTCGAGCGTACCCACGTACAGAACATACTGTTGACCGCGCAGCGCAGGCGGCAGCGCCTTCGGTTCGCCCGGCGAGAACAGTGAGTCCGCCGCCAGCGGCACGACCTCGATGCGATGCGCCGCGACCCGCAAGTGTTTCTCAATCTCGCCCTTCGTGAATCCGGAATCCGCCAGAATTCGATCCGCCGTGCGCGCGGATAGTTCGAACGGCTCTTGTTGCGATCGACGCGCGCGCACGTCCGGATCCGGGAACGCGAACGGTACGACGTCGTGCATCGTCACGACGTTGCGCGTTGCGCCCGTGAAAAACGTTCCGTTCCAAGGATGCCACGCGACGTCCGCCGTGCGCGGAATGCGCGATGCGACGTGAAACGCGGTCGAACCCAGCTCCGCCGCAAGCGCGCGTTTCTTCAGAGTAGGAAGCGGATGGCGAACGAGCAAAGTCAGCTCGCAAGCGCCGTTCTTGAGCATCCGCGATAAAACGGCTCGCAGATAGACGCCGATTCCCCGGCGATCGGCTAACAGGTTATGAGCGTCTACCGCGACGTGCACGCAGTTGGAGTATGCTGAATGCGTCCCATCACCCTGTACCTGGTAGCGTTTGCTCGATGATTCGAGTCGGCGTCGACGCGTGGAACCTGACCGGAGATTACCGCGGTATCGGACGCTACGTGCGCGCGCTCTTGGACGAGTGGCAGCGCGGTTTCGCCGATCGCATCGAGCCGGTGCTGGTCGTGCCCGAGTGGCACACCTGGACGGTCGCACGGCTTTATCGAGCTGAAACAGGAGATCACAGGTTTGCGGTTCGTTCGCGGCGGCACCACGGGCGTTCCAAACTGGACGCGCTGTGGTTTCCGTTCAACGGTCCGAGCTGGTCGCAGTTTACCCTTCCCGCCGTCGCGACGCTGCACGATGCGTCGACGTTTGTTCTGCCCGGATTTGACGACGCGGCGCGCGCGACGTTTCGTTTGGCCGCGGAGCGTTGCCGGCAAATCGTCACCGATTCGGAGTTTTCGAAGACTGAATTGATGCGCGAGCTGCACCTGCCCGAGTCGGTCATTACCGCCATCCCGCTCGGCATCGGCGCACCGTTGCCGGAGAAACCGGTGCAGCTTCCCGCCGGCGCAACCGGGCGGTTTGCACTTTTCGTCGGCGAAAACGACCCGCGCAAAGGTTTGGATACGCTGCGCGAGGCTCTGAAAATGTTAGCCGCTGACGGCCTCACGATACCGCTCGTCGTTGCCGGTAAGAGCTCGGAGTTGGGACACGTGGACGATGCTACCTTAGCCGCGCTTTATCGCGCTTGCGCAGTCTTTGTGTATCCGTCGCGCTATGAAGGTTTCGGGTTGCCGGTTTTGGAGGCGATGAATTACGGAGCTCCGGTCATCGCATCGTCCGCCGCTTCGATCCCGGAAGCCGGCGGCGACGCGCCACTTTACGTTCCACCCGGCGACGCGGCAGCGCTTGCCGGCGCCCTCCGGCGCGTTTGGAACGATCCCGAGCTGGCGTCGCAAATGCGCGAACGCGGGTTTGCGCGCGTTCGAGAGATGTCGTGGCGCCGGACGGCGCAGCGCACGCTCGAAGTACTCGAATCTGCCGCCCGATGAATCGTATACACTTGGCGACGGCGCTGGTGCGCCGCGGCGATACGATTCTGCTCGTGGCGTCAACGTACCCGAATCAGCCGCAGCCGTTGTGGAATCTTCCCGGCGGCCGCCAACTCGACGGCGAACTTCTGTCGGAAACGGCGCTACGCGAGCTGCATGAGGAGACGGGCTTCCAAGGAACGCTCGGCGAGCTCTGCTACGTGAGCGAATCCTACGACGGCGATACGCACTTCGCGAATTTCACTTTCGCGGTGAATGTCTCTCCAAACGACCCTTCGCTTCCGCTCAGGGCCGCTCGCTCCGCTCGCGGTCCTTCGATACCTCAGGATGACAATAGCACTCACCATGACACGAAAGACCACGTTGTCGGCGTGGAGTGGGTGCCGATCGCAGCGTTAGCCGAACGGATCGCCGTGGCGGTCGTGCGCGAGCCGCTGCTCGCATATCTGCGGGGCGAGCTAAAAGGCTATGCCGGATATGCCGAGGCCGGCATCTCGATCGTTTTTCCCGATTGAAGCCAGCGGCTGCGCTCGAGCCGGTGGATCAGCACATCGACCGGCCGTCCGCTGACGGTGGCGCCGCGCGGCACGACGCCGTCGGAGTGAAAGTTCAAACGATCGAGCAAACGGCGTGACGCCAGATTCTCCGGAACACAAAATGCCTGCACGCGCGAGAGTTTGGCGCTCTCGAACGCTTCCGCCAGCAACGCGCGTACCGCTTCCGTCGCAAAGCCGCGCTGCCGGTGCTCGCGCAAAACGCTGTAGCCGATCTCACCCGCGCCAGGTTCCCGCTCGGCGATTCGCAGCGATACCCAGCCCGCCGCATTCCGCGAACCGGCCGGCCTTATCAGCCACTCGAACCGGCCGTTGGCGCCGGGGATGAGTCTCCGCGGACGCGCCGCGACCATCTCGCCGAACATCTTCAGACCGACCTTCGGCAGATCTTGATAGGTGCGCAGATCCGGCTGCTGCAGCAGATGCCAGAGCTGCGCAAAGTTCCGGGGAGTCACCGGAACCAGCCGCAGACGGTCGGTTTGAATCGCTCGCATGGCCTTTTAAGAGTTTACCAATTCCCCGCCCCCGATGTTGCGGAACCGGCCGCTCGTCGTGATTGACGGGCATGGAAGTTACGTTCGCCGGCACGGTCAGCAGCATGCCCACCTATTTTTTCGGGACGCGGACGCGCTGCGAGCATGAGACCTTCGACGTGCAGACGGCCTCCGGCCCCATCAGGGTCATCGACAATGTGGACATCGCTCCGCCGGTTCCCGTTCGTCCCGGCGATCGCGTCGAGGTTCGGGGCGAGATGGTACACGATCGAGGGTCTCTGCCCATCGTGCACTGGACCCATCACGATCCCCAGGGCCGTCACGTGGACGGCTTTATTCGCCTCCGCGGGCGTGTGTACGCATAGTGCGGCCGGCCGAAATTAGCTCGGGGATCGTGACGAAGCGGTAGCCGCGCTTCTTTAGCTCCTCGACGATCATGCGCGT
This Candidatus Rubrimentiphilum sp. DNA region includes the following protein-coding sequences:
- a CDS encoding glutathione S-transferase family protein, giving the protein MSTGIKPQFPDEQSSDGNFKRQDDAFREPFAAEAGRYHLYVSWACPWASRTIIVRKIKGLEDAIGMTAVDPIRDERGWAFRDGPGYSRDPINGFHFLSEAYIATDPHYRGRVTVPVLWDKRAKRIVNNSDDDIMRIFETGFESLAKDHIDLYPSGHRVEIDALNELIYETVNNGVYRAGFATSQRAYEEAAYRVFETLDELEQRLATRRYLIAAHPVETDWKLFVTLIRFDAVYYGHFKCNLRRIVDYPNLWGYLRDLYQIPGIAETVNFDHIKRHYYVTHTEINPTRIVPIGPVLDLTSPHGRERLS
- a CDS encoding multicopper oxidase domain-containing protein, which translates into the protein MPNFVIRRGLLALGLLLALAAPAALADTDETTTGVNPASIGMQPLQGAIPAATPAPGESKLVRREDGTFAAIPDVRGRTRTFHLVERDAPWSLQPSLTVLAKTYNGVVPGPTLVAHQGDRVVIDYRNEQSVPDTLHMHGIHEIPVSMDGVAGISQPLVMQGQSYRYVFTADTPGTFIYHSHDNEEMLNSGLYGAIVVLPAHAPAAERADRDYVEMLSSWPIQSLSENHFTINGKEYPYTTPIEVRKGQRVRIRWINISGENMHTMHTHGHYQLIVARDAQPVTYRDVEDTVLLGPGQRVDVMVDANQKPGTWIVHCHVIDHTEDGTGMPDGLITAIHYEGTPNTLAAMNTEMRKMLPAFGHGPLAALSFGWTVALGAIAGLTIFLGLPIARMRNVSQTTIAALNALAIGILVYLVVEIAGSATAPLVQAARYWHGGGPPWSVIELAIAYVGGLFIGLVGLGLLANRLSSRAASTVHQPLVLAAIIAIGIGAHNFAEGLAIGASAASGATAIAVGLIIGFALHNATEGFGIAAPLSGRVVPTWGQLGLAGLIAGGPTFLGTVVGYTFQSPILSVLFLATAIGALVFVIGEIWAVLRRSMGITPLVTTMLACGFLVALTTEIVLALNGG
- a CDS encoding DHA2 family efflux MFS transporter permease subunit, with the translated sequence MSNPFRARANAPVALITITVMLGLIMAIIDATIVNVALNDIAGNLGASIDEVAWVATGYILASVVVMPLNGWLTAYLGRKNFYAGCLAIFTISSLLCGTAHSIWQLVFYRVIQGFGGGALQPTAQAILFETYPPAKRGAAMAIFGLGAMVGPAIGPTLGGYIIDNYTWPLIFYINIPIGIVAFLMTLMFIPNPHFLEKPKGGVDWIGLGLLTAGLASLQYVLERGQHDDWFDSGTIWTLSIVAIVTLTWFIYKTMRDKYPLVDIRVFRFRTFTIGNIIGVVLGFGLFGTSLILPLYFQTVLGFTAFQTGMALLPGAVATAISMLMVGALTRYLDARAMVIFGMLLFGLSTWWMGGLTQDAGYWDVFWPRVWQGLALGFMFVPLTTVTLGAVPKEELAGATGVSALIRQLGGSFGIAILTTLLARQAAIAWSELASGVTNAHGYSLGTLTSIVAQQSAVNSYDYLFRLSAIVFFVSAPLVIFMRPSRRAAAAAAAALAAE
- a CDS encoding GAF domain-containing protein; the protein is MRVAVILLAAAAIALGCYDIANPYRAGMFGFDFHTSNNGDQVVTKIYPGSPVERAGLRPGDVIPWSKVSARTSFDSSFRRTGQTIAFPVVRDGKTAEMSIVAAEYTSIKPIEEGPLALAILIIFAATGVLVILRGADRKTAHWLAFFLAGYAMQMAFFWFSDVAPSPGLSFAGSLLGNAVSWANAYLILLLVAHFPPFNSRFRTVLRKIMLPAVSVAALVQMWIYLVDVYPRTQLFEIAGSSSPAWFQQLVWAFISFLTVAAAIEGMLRVDEEHRAQMRWVGGAVILSESSWLIMNFSLLINPNPQSWFPVMSLFQDVPLLAIAYAILRHRLVDISIVFSRAAVFGFVSITLVALFIAGEWVAAQILERGLGADAANGWLGKIVPLAIALAVGLSARSIHGAVEKRLNVFFFARRERSLAALRRLALEADVVTNKQSLLDLTYESVRDNIEGRYAAIYLLTGTEYERTRSSDDGLPPHLDMNDPVVVRLRRWNEPFEVELGEHGLSEALLLPMTVRGALLGAIVCGPKRERTHYLAEEIDALALVAHRAGTTYELLVREGPKTGAAGIDVSVLRELIRAELQALSAAPT
- a CDS encoding aminotransferase class V-fold PLP-dependent enzyme, which translates into the protein MPARTFASDNNAPIAAEILKAIADANDGDAVGYGHDDYTERARARFAEIFGASSETYFTFNGTGANVVALSCLTQPYEAVICPATAHLQTDECGAFERFTGCKILPVATADGKISIEALAPFAHMSREEHYVQPRVLSISQSTEFGTLYEPAEIRELCDFAHKQGWYVHMDGARISNAAAALGLGLREATRDLGVDVLSFGGTKNGLLGGEAVVFFDKKIHKGAAPFAHKQAMQLASKMRFIAAQFLALLENDRWLKYASHANAMTKRLEQRILKIAAVRITRPVRCNAIFATLDREAIKRIQERCFFFVFDESVPEVRWMTHHATREEDVNAFAALVEEAVK
- a CDS encoding glycosyltransferase family 1 protein; translated protein: MHVAVDAHNLLADRRGIGVYLRAVLSRMLKNGACELTLLVRHPLPTLKKRALAAELGSTAFHVASRIPRTADVAWHPWNGTFFTGATRNVVTMHDVVPFAFPDPDVRARRSQQEPFELSARTADRILADSGFTKGEIEKHLRVAAHRIEVVPLAADSLFSPGEPKALPPALRGQQYVLYVGTLEAHKNVEVLIEAWRESLVPRGIALVMVGPDKALDDVVALRNVPALELRDLYRGALCLALPSLYEGFGLPALEALACGTPAIVSRASSLPEVCGDAAQYVDSPQDSAAWGSALGRIAVDENLRADLARRGPVQAAKFSWDGATAQTLAALEVAAQ
- a CDS encoding glycosyltransferase family 1 protein, translating into MIRVGVDAWNLTGDYRGIGRYVRALLDEWQRGFADRIEPVLVVPEWHTWTVARLYRAETGDHRFAVRSRRHHGRSKLDALWFPFNGPSWSQFTLPAVATLHDASTFVLPGFDDAARATFRLAAERCRQIVTDSEFSKTELMRELHLPESVITAIPLGIGAPLPEKPVQLPAGATGRFALFVGENDPRKGLDTLREALKMLAADGLTIPLVVAGKSSELGHVDDATLAALYRACAVFVYPSRYEGFGLPVLEAMNYGAPVIASSAASIPEAGGDAPLYVPPGDAAALAGALRRVWNDPELASQMRERGFARVREMSWRRTAQRTLEVLESAAR
- a CDS encoding NUDIX hydrolase, producing the protein MNRIHLATALVRRGDTILLVASTYPNQPQPLWNLPGGRQLDGELLSETALRELHEETGFQGTLGELCYVSESYDGDTHFANFTFAVNVSPNDPSLPLRAARSARGPSIPQDDNSTHHDTKDHVVGVEWVPIAALAERIAVAVVREPLLAYLRGELKGYAGYAEAGISIVFPD
- a CDS encoding GNAT family N-acetyltransferase — translated: MRAIQTDRLRLVPVTPRNFAQLWHLLQQPDLRTYQDLPKVGLKMFGEMVAARPRRLIPGANGRFEWLIRPAGSRNAAGWVSLRIAEREPGAGEIGYSVLREHRQRGFATEAVRALLAEAFESAKLSRVQAFCVPENLASRRLLDRLNFHSDGVVPRGATVSGRPVDVLIHRLERSRWLQSGKTIEMPASAYPA
- a CDS encoding DUF3465 domain-containing protein, with the translated sequence MEVTFAGTVSSMPTYFFGTRTRCEHETFDVQTASGPIRVIDNVDIAPPVPVRPGDRVEVRGEMVHDRGSLPIVHWTHHDPQGRHVDGFIRLRGRVYA